ATGCGGTCAATAGCGCGCTTGACCGTGGCCAGCTCGGCGTCAGAGGCTCCGGGAGTGCGGGCACGATCCTCGGTGTGCCACAGTTCAAAGTTGGCGGCGTGCTGCTCGGCCACGGTGCGCAGCCACGCGTCAGCTTCAGGAATCGGCAGGCCATCCTCCCGGTGCCAGCGCGCTGTACAGGCATCCTGCAGCGCGGCAATCTCCCGGGCAGAGAATCGTGGGCGGTCGTTCATCCCTCCCATGTTAGAGCCTGCGAGGGTTTTCGGTGCGGGTTGTGCAGCAGATGCAATCATGCCGGTTGCCTATTTGAAATGGAGGTACTCCGCGGGCGTCACGATGCGCGTCCCACGGTACGCTCCCAGAGTCAGTAAGTCCTTGTCTCCCGCGACCAGCAAATCTGCCCCGGCGAGAGCTGAGCACTCCAGAAACATATCGTCGCCGGGATCGCGGCAGATCTTGACCGTGCCTCGAATTGCAATGTGAATGCCGCGTGCGAGGATTGTCCGCAGCGCTGCTTTCACCCGCTGCTGTTCCCACGAGAACTTCTCAGTCAGCACGCGCACGATCTCCGCATTGATTTCATCGCAGCTGGCAATCACGTCTTCGCTCATTGCTTTTTCCAGCGCCATCACCGGAGTACCCCGGCCTTTGGCAAACTGAAGCGCGGAAATCCAGACATTTGTGTCGATGACGACAATCACCCTTTGGAAGAGCTCCTGCGGCGTGGCTTCGTGGCGCGTACTTCCTGAATGAGCCGGGGCACGTCCGCTTCGGTGTAGCCCTTCGGATTGCGACTGGCTGCGTATTCTCCCAGTTCGTCGAGCGTCAGCCGCGCCTGCTGTGCGGAGTAGGTGCGGAAGGCTTCCCGGAATAGCTCGCTCATGGTGCGGCTGTCGCGCCGGGCGAGGGCTTCGGCCTTCAGTGCCAGTTCGGGTGGCAGGCTGATCGTATAGACCTTCGACCTTCTTTGAGTGGTAGTTGCCATACTTGAATATTACACTGTAATGCAATCCATTAATCATGGGTCAGGAGCGGCCCGGCTGGCGCTCGAAGACTCACGATAGGGCACGCGGCCTGTCTCTGGAATTTGGCGGAAGAGGGGACGGCGTGTTGCAATCGGTTACAAAAGAAATTTCAGGAGTTTCCGTGTCGAACGTCTCCGCGCTGTTCAGCTCGCCGCACCGCCGTTACAACCCGCTGCGCCGCCAGTGGGTGCTGGTTTCTCCGCATCGCACGCAGCGCCCCTGGCAGGGGGAAGTGAACCAGGCCACCGGCTTCTCAGACGTGACCTATGACGCGGCCTGCTATCTTTGCCCGGGCAACGAGCGCGCCGGTGGCCACAAGACGCCGGCCTATGAGAGCGTTTTTGTCTTTGACAATGATTATGCGGCTCTGCTGCCCGAGGCTCCGGCCGGGGCAGAGAGTACGAGCAGCTCTCCGCTGCTGCGCGCCGAGCCGGAGACGGGCCGCTGCCGCGTGCTGTGCTTTCATCCTCACCACAACCTGACCATGGCGCGCATGCAGCCCGGGCAGATTGCCCGCGTGGTGGAGGAGTGGCAGGCGCAGTATCGCGAACTGGGCGCCGATCCGGAGATTGGCTACGTCGAGATCTTTGAGAATCGCGGGGCTTTGATGGGCGCGA
The DNA window shown above is from Acidobacterium capsulatum ATCC 51196 and carries:
- a CDS encoding putative toxin-antitoxin system toxin component, PIN family yields the protein MIVVIDTNVWISALQFAKGRGTPVMALEKAMSEDVIASCDEINAEIVRVLTEKFSWEQQRVKAALRTILARGIHIAIRGTVKICRDPGDDMFLECSALAGADLLVAGDKDLLTLGAYRGTRIVTPAEYLHFK
- a CDS encoding ribbon-helix-helix protein, CopG family, producing MATTTQRRSKVYTISLPPELALKAEALARRDSRTMSELFREAFRTYSAQQARLTLDELGEYAASRNPKGYTEADVPRLIQEVRATKPRRRSSSKG